One Pseudomonadota bacterium genomic window, GCGTGGGCTGTTCCCGAGGCGGAGCGAGATGCCGTGCCCATCGTGACCGTGGAAGACACCATCGCCTGCGTCGCCGGCTGGGGCCCGGATGCCCACCACGCGACGCACGGATCGGAGACCGCCGCGATCATGCTCGAGTTCACGTTCGAAGAAAGAGAGCAAGCCTGACCATCGTGCTCAACGACATCGAAGAGATCCTCTACACCGAAGAACAGATCGCAACCCGCGTCCGCGCCCTGGGCGCCCAGATCTCGACCGACTACCAGGCGCTCGGCCCAGACGATCTAATCCTCGTGGCCGTGCTTCGCGGCGCCGCGGTCTTCCTTGCCGACCTCTCCAGGAACATCGCGCCTTCGACGGTCGTCGAGTTCATGGTTGTCGAGAAGATCAAGAAGAGCGACGGCAACGCCGAGGTCAAGATCATCAAGGACCTCGACATCTCCATCACAGGTCGCCACGTGCTGGTGGTCGAGGACATCATCGACGAGGGCGAGACGCTCCGCTTCCTGCTCGATGCACTTCGGCTTCGCGAACCCGCTTCGCTGAAGGTCGTCACCGTCTTCGACAAGCCGAGCGGCCGCAAGACCGAGATCGCCGCCGACTACGTGGGCTTCGAAGTTCCAGGAGCCTGGGTGGTGGGGTACGGTCTCGACTACCGTCAGCAGTACCGGAACCTGCCGGTCCTGGGGGTCCTGAAGAAGGAGATCCTCACCGGCTCCTGAAGCCGCACTGGCCTCAGCAACACGTTCAGACCCTGGTCTCTTGAAGGAATTGCAATTCCTGATGGGGAAGCAAGCGCCCGCCTCCTGTCACGGGGGCGGGAGCCCGTCACGCACTACCGTGGGCCAGAAGCCCACCGAACAGGAGCCTTCCGCCGTGGGCAAGCTCATGCGCCCGATCATCACCTGGATCATCATCCTGCTCGCCACCTTCGGCCTGGTGAAGGCGCTCATGCCGAACGCCGGCGTCTCTGACACCATTCCGTACAGCAAGTTCGAGCAGGAGCTCGACAAGGACAACATCCTGTCGGTCACGCTGGCGAACGGCGAGATCAAGGGCGAATACAAGACCCCGCAGGGCTCGCGATTCAAGACCTACTACGGCTTCCATACCGACCAGGCGTTGCAGGAAAGCCTCAAGAACAAGAACGTGCAGGTGACGTTCCAACAGGTCTCCGACACGCCGTGGTGGTACGTGGTGGTCAACTTCCTCCCCTACCTGCTCCTGTTCGGCTTCTTCATCCTGATCATGCGCCAGGCCCAGTCTGGCGGCAGCCAGGCCTTCTCGTTCGGGCGCAGCCGCGCCAAGCTCATGAGCGACAACCGGACCAAGGTGACGTTCGACGACGTGGCCGGTGTCGAAGAGGCCAAGGAAGAGCTCAAGGAGGTCGTCGACTTCCTCAAGTATCCGAAGAAGTACCAGTCGCTCGGCGCGCGCATCCCGAAGGGCGTCCTGCTGCTCGGCGGTCCCGGCACCGGCAAGACCCTTCTCGGCCGCGCCATCGCCGGCGAAGCGGGAGTGCCCTTCTACTACATCAGCGGCTCCGACTTCGTCGAGATGTTCGTGGGCGTCGGTGCGTCGCGCGTTCGCGACCTGTTCGAGCAGGCCAAGAAGACCGCCCCCTGCATCGTGTTCGTCGACGAGATCGACGCCGTGGGGCGCCAGCGTGGCGCGGGCCTGGGCGGCGGACACGACGAGCGCGAGCAGACCCTGAACCAGCTCCTGGTCGAGATGGATGGCTTCGAGGCCAACAACGGCGTGATCGTGCTCGCTGCCACCAACCGGCCAGACGTGCTCGACCCCGCGCTCCTCCGTCCGGGACGATTCGATCGGCACGTGAGCGTCGACAAGCCCGACGTTGCGGGGCGACGAGCCATTCTCAAGGTCCACAGCCGGGGCAAGCCCCTCGCCGAGGAGATCGACCTCGAGATCCTCGCCCGTCGCACCCCGGGCTTCTCGGGCGCCGATCTCGAGAACCTGCTCAACGAGGCTGCGCTTCTCGCCGCACGTTCGAACAAGAACGCGGTCGAGATGGACGACTGCGAGGAAGCCATCGACCGCGTGCTGATGGGGCCGGAGAAGAAGAGCCGGCTCATGAGCGACCGCGAGAAGGAGATCACCGCCTATCACGAAGCCGGTCACGCCCTTGTCGCAAAGCTCATCCCCGAGTGCGACCCGGTGCGCAAGGTGACGATCCTGCCCCGCGGCATGGCCCTGGGCGTTACGTGGTCGATGCCGGACGAAGACAAGTACAACCGCTCCCGCGCCGAGCTGGAGGCCTACCTGGCGCACTGCCTGGGAGGACGCGTGGCCGAGGAGATCGTGTTCAACGAGATCACCACCGGTGCCGCCAACGACATCGAGAAGGCCACCGACATCGCCCGCAGCATGGTGACGAAGTACGGCATGAGCGACCGCCTCGGCCCGCTCACCTTCGGCAAGAAGTCGGAACAGGTCTTCCTGGGCCGCGACCTGCACGAAGACCGCAACTACTCCGATGAGATCGCCAACCAGATCGACCAGGAGGTCAGGCGCCTCGTCGAGCGCGCGCACCAGCGCGCACGCGACCTCCTCACCCACAACCGCACGGTGCTCGAGAGCATCGTGGCCGAGCTGCTCGAGAAAGAGGTGGTCGACGGCGACGACCTCTCGCGCATCATCTCGCAGCACGGCGGCGGCGAACGTGGAAGCGAGACGGCGAGCGCCGAGACCACTGCTGCGCCCGGAACCACCGACGACGTGAAACCAGTGAAGGGAAGGCACCAGATTTGAAGCATGTGAGCCCTGCCGCCTCGACACCGGAAGCCCCTTCCATGACCGCGCGACCGAAGCCACGCGTGAACCCGCGTGAGCGGTCTTTCGTGCGGGGCCTTCTCTTCGGCATCAACGTGGTCGCGACGCTCTCGCTCGCGGCCATCCTCACCCTGCTCTACCTGATGCCAGACCGCCTGGCCCAGTACCAGATGAACGCGCAGATGGCCCAGATGGTGACGTTGCAGATCGTCTCGCTGCTGCTGCTGGTTGCCTGGCTCCAGCGCAACCTCTCGGCCACCTGGCGCGCCTTCACCCTGGGAGCGGCATTCGTGGTGCTCGCCGAATCGTGGCTGGTGGCGCTGACCTGACCGCGGCCCCCTCGTCTCTCCCCCGGAACGAAGAGCGCAGGCGCGGCGACGACACGACGTCGAGGCGCGCGTTCGCCCATCAGAGCGAGCGCGATTTTGCGCGCATCCTCGACTTCTACGGCATCCGGTGGCTCTACGAGCCCCACTCGTTCCCTTTGCAATGGGCCGATGATGGGC contains:
- the hpt gene encoding hypoxanthine phosphoribosyltransferase, whose amino-acid sequence is MLNDIEEILYTEEQIATRVRALGAQISTDYQALGPDDLILVAVLRGAAVFLADLSRNIAPSTVVEFMVVEKIKKSDGNAEVKIIKDLDISITGRHVLVVEDIIDEGETLRFLLDALRLREPASLKVVTVFDKPSGRKTEIAADYVGFEVPGAWVVGYGLDYRQQYRNLPVLGVLKKEILTGS
- a CDS encoding ATP-dependent metallopeptidase FtsH/Yme1/Tma family protein: MRPIITWIIILLATFGLVKALMPNAGVSDTIPYSKFEQELDKDNILSVTLANGEIKGEYKTPQGSRFKTYYGFHTDQALQESLKNKNVQVTFQQVSDTPWWYVVVNFLPYLLLFGFFILIMRQAQSGGSQAFSFGRSRAKLMSDNRTKVTFDDVAGVEEAKEELKEVVDFLKYPKKYQSLGARIPKGVLLLGGPGTGKTLLGRAIAGEAGVPFYYISGSDFVEMFVGVGASRVRDLFEQAKKTAPCIVFVDEIDAVGRQRGAGLGGGHDEREQTLNQLLVEMDGFEANNGVIVLAATNRPDVLDPALLRPGRFDRHVSVDKPDVAGRRAILKVHSRGKPLAEEIDLEILARRTPGFSGADLENLLNEAALLAARSNKNAVEMDDCEEAIDRVLMGPEKKSRLMSDREKEITAYHEAGHALVAKLIPECDPVRKVTILPRGMALGVTWSMPDEDKYNRSRAELEAYLAHCLGGRVAEEIVFNEITTGAANDIEKATDIARSMVTKYGMSDRLGPLTFGKKSEQVFLGRDLHEDRNYSDEIANQIDQEVRRLVERAHQRARDLLTHNRTVLESIVAELLEKEVVDGDDLSRIISQHGGGERGSETASAETTAAPGTTDDVKPVKGRHQI